One genomic segment of Carassius carassius chromosome 21, fCarCar2.1, whole genome shotgun sequence includes these proteins:
- the xpc gene encoding DNA repair protein complementing XP-C cells: MAKRKETQQKTDTKKLKQIAKNRPASKTRKTKEKSMVDKNNRKNSRVASRASRKIRDSSDETTSKYFQDSEVKTEEPGEMSDHAEEMSPILSEHSSPSKQVKEDEEESEDEDDWEEVEEMTEPLGPVDSTELAVVSKPVEIEIETPDMVRKRQRKEKRKAEFETYLRRMMKRFNKELLVDTHKVHLLCLLAGGLFRSRLCCEPDLLAIVLSILPAHFTSVATKRINSGFLEGLLKWFQMTFTLNPALPDEKGVELSAVLERRIGCLSARDHEEMTYLFLMVLRSLRLFCRLVLSLQPLPLKPPPACKNKTTPTKSSPEKDQSEKPKISPGTKRPSPAHNAAVKEGRGGKRKKMKAEGEEKEAAGGQKPKNSRRRSVASKVSYKEVSSEEEEKQSEEDFQLTNEDDSEDSDGAMKVCRKSKVKGKGRTPRRSSEVKQEEESEEDEEEEEKPVKKQRCKRKEEKGADEWLEVYLESTGKWVCVDVDQGVGQPQLCSHQATQPITYVVAVDDEGYLKDLSSRYDPTWLTSSRRRRVDSEWWEETMELYKSPDAERGQKEDQEMQAKLLDKPLPTSVSEYKNHPLYALKRHLLKYEAIYPSTAAVLGYCRGEPVYSRDCVHTLHSRDTWLKEARTVRLGEEPYKMVLGFSNRSRKARMMSEQKDVKDLPLFGVWQTEEYQPPIAVDGKIPRNEFGNVYMFKSCMLPVGCVHLRLPNLHRVARKLNIDCATAVTGFDYHCGFAHAVNDGYIVCEEHQEILKEAWENEQDIQQKKEQEKREKRVVANWTLLVKGLLIKERLKRRYGQQGLASGAGLKQEKEGLSSDEEEEGGAQTAPLSLTSSWPQNRQEEQEEKIVRRVTKREKRGEQKHLFPFEKV, from the exons ATGGCAAAGAGAAAAGAGACACAGCAGAAAACCGACACAAAGAAACTGAAGCAGATTGCAAAGAACAGACCAGCATCCAAAACACGAAAAACTAAAG aaaAAAGTATGGTGGACAAAAACAACCGCAAAAACTCCAGGGTGGCATCTCGTGCATCCAGAAAGATCAGAGATTCCTCTGATGAGACAACAAGCAAATACTTCCAGGACAGTGAAGTGAAAACTGAAGAGCCAGGGGAAATGAGTGACCATGCTGAGGAGATGAGCCCCATACTCAGTGAACACTCATCACCATCAAAACAAGTCAAAGAAGACGAGGAAGAGAGTGAGGATGAGGACGACTGGGAGGAAGTGGAAG AAATGACAGAACCGCTGGGTCCTGTGGACTCAACTGAACTAGCAGTGGTGTCAAAACCTGTGGAGATTGAGATCGAGACTCCAGACATGGTTCGCAAGAGGCAGAGGAA GGAGAAAAGGAAAGCAGAGTTTGAAACCTACCTTCGTCGAATGATGAAACGATTTAACAAGGAACTGCTGGTGGATACCCACAAg GTCCACCTTCTCTGCTTGTTGGCAGGCGGTTTATTCCGAAGCAGACTGTGCTGTGAGCCTGACCTGTTGGCTATTGTTTTGTCAATACTGCCTGCCCACTTTACCTCAGTTGCCACAAAACGCATAAACAGTGGCTTCCTGGAGGGGCTTCTCAAATG GTTTCAAATGACATTCACATTAAACCCTGCCTTACCTGATGAGAAGGGGGTGGAGTTGAGCGCGGTGCTGGAAAGGCGAATTGGCTGTTTATCAGCAAGGGACCATGAGGAGATGACCTAT cTGTTCCTAATGGTGTTGCGGTCACTGCGACTCTTCTGTCGATTGGTGCTGTCACTGCAACCCCTTCCTCTGAAGCCACCACCTGCTTGCAAG AACAAGACCACACCTACCAAGAGCTCTCCAGAAAAAGATCAGTCTGAGAAGCCCAAGATATCTCCTGGAACCAAACGCCCATCACCAGCCCATAATGCTGCAGTAAAAGAGGGAAGAGgtggaaagagaaagaaaatgaaagcGGAAGGAGAAGAGAAAGAGGCTGCAGGGGGACAGAAACCCAAAAACAGCCGAAGAAGAAGTGTAGCTTCAAAAGTGTCATACAAAGAAGTCAGCAGCGAGGAGGAGGAGAAGCAGAGTGAGGAAGACTTTCAACTAACCAATGAGGACGACAGTGAAGACTCTGACGGGGCTATGAAAGTATGCAGAAAGTCAAAGGTGAAAGGAAAAGGTCGGACTCCTCGGAGGTCGAGCGAGGTCAAACAAGAGGAGGAAAGTGAAgaggatgaagaagaggaagagaaaccgGTGAAGAAACAACGATGTAAAAGAAAGGAGGAGAAAGGAGCGGATGAGTGGTTGGAGGTTTATCTGGAAAGTACAGGGAAGTGGGTGTGTGTTGATGTGGATCAAGGTGTTGGCCAGCCGCAGCTCTGCTCCCATCAGGCCACTCAGCCAATCACTTACGTGGTGGCCGTTGATGACGAAGGGTACCTGAAAGATCTTAGCAGCAGGTATGACCCCACGTGGCTGACATCATCACGCCGAAGACGGGTCGACTCAGAATGGTGGGAGGAGACTATGGAGCTCTACAAGTCTCCAGATGCTGAAAGAGGACAGAAGGAGGATCAGGAG ATGCAGGCAAAGTTATTGGACAAGCCCTTGCCGACATCCGTCTCAGAATACAAGAACCATCCACTGTACGCACTAAAGAGGCACCTGCTAAAATACGAGGCCATCTACCCCTCTACAGCCGCTGTCCTGGGGTACTGCAGAGGAGAGCCAGTCTATTCACG AGACTGTGTGCACACACTTCATTCTAGAGATACCTGGCTGAAGGAAGCAAGAACCGTTCGACTGGGAGAGGAGCCATACAAG ATGGTGCTTGGTTTTTCCAACCGTTCTCGTAAAGCCAGGATGATGTCCGAGCAGAAAGATGTCAAAGATCTGCCTCTTTTTGGAGTCTGGCAAACTGAAGAGTACCAGCCTCCGATCGCAGTTGATGGCAAA ATACCACGTAATGAGTTCGGGAACGTGTACATGTTTAAGTCATGCATGTTACCAGTAGGATGTGTTCACCTGCGTTTGCCAAATCTGCACAGAGTGGCTCGAAAACTGAACATAGACTGTGCTACAGCAGTGACGGGTTTTGACTACCATTGTGGATTTGCACACGCAGT TAACGATGGCTATATCGTCTGTGAAGAACACCAAGAAATACTGAAAGAAGCTTGGGAAAATGAGCAAGATATCCAGCAAAAGAAAGAACAAGAG AAACGTGAGAAGCGCGTGGTGGCTAACTGGACACTACTGGTCAAAGGCCTGTTGATAAAAGAGAGGCTGAAGCGTCGCTATGGGCAGCAGGGGCTGGCATCAGGGGCGGGGCTTAAGCAAGAAAAAGAAGGCCTGTCCTCAGATGAGGAGGAAGAGGGCGGGGCTCAGACAGCTCCACTCTCTCTGACTAGTTCATGGCCGCAGAACAGGCAAGAGGAACAAGAGGAAAAGATTGTAAGGCGTGTAACTAAACGAGAGAAACGTGGAGAGCAGAAACATCTCTTCCCTTTTGAAAAAGTTTGA